CGCACGTAATTGCAAAGCTCGCTTTCGGTATCGTTATTGAACTCGGTCGGCATCGGACCGTTTCCGACGCGCGTTTCATAGGCTTTAAAAACGCCGTACACTTTGTCTATTGCACGCGGGCCGATGCCCGAGCCCAAAGCCGCTCCTGCCGAACACGATGCGCCGGAACTCACGTACGGATACGTTCCGCTGTCCAAATCGAGCAGCGCGCCCTGCGCTCCTTCAAATAAAATATTTTCGCTGCGGTGCTCCCACAGCTTCGAAGCGATATCGACACGCATGGCAATGAGCCTTGAAGCGTAAGTGTCGATGAATTTTCTGTCTTCGGCATCGAGATCCGCCGTCTTTTCTTTCCAATCCAAATCGGCGAGCCTGATTCCGTCGCGTTCGGATTTTTGCGAATACGCGGTACCGATACCTCTCCCCGTCGTTCCGATCGGACGTTTGCGGGACGCATCGCGCTCTTTGTCAATCCTGCGGTATGCGGGCAAAACGATGTGCGCGCGGTCGGAGATGAATACGCGGCCTTCCCACGAAATGCCGTTGTCGGTAAGCATCTGCAGCTCGGCAAAAAGCGCTTCCGGATCGATGACCATACCCGAACCGAGGAATACCGATTTATCGGGATATAAAATACCCGAGGGTACTTGGTGCAGCGCGTACTTTTTTCCGCCGACGACGATCGTGTGACCGGCATTCGCACCTCCTGCAAAGCGCACGATGTACTTCGCGTCCTGCGCGAGAAAATCGACAATTTTCCCCTTCCCTTCGTCACCCCATTGAGCGCCTATAACGACAACGTTCATCGCTTCCTCCTCTATGATCGGCCGGCTGACTTAAAACGCGTTCAATCCGCCGGGCTTTACTTGAAAATGGCTGAACTCCATCGAAAACGACGCCCTGCCCTGCGTCGCCGAACGGAGACTCGTCGAAAAACCGAACATCTTCGCCATCGGTGCCTGCGCGTGAACGATTTCGCCCGTCTGCTTCGAATCCTGTCCGAGGATAATGCCGCCGCGGCCGGTCATCTGATTCATCGCGTCTCCGACGAATTCTTTCGGACAGGAAATATCGACGTCCATAACGGGTTCGAGCAATTCCGGTTTTGCAGCCGAACACGCTTTGTCGAAAACCGCGGCGGCGCACGCTTCGAATGCAAACGTCGTCGACGTCAATTCGCTGTAATCGACATCGGTTACGGTGACGGCGGTATCGGTACAGGGATAACCGAATTTGATTCCCGATTGGAAAGAACTTTCGAACGCGCTTTCCATCGCTTCGAAAATTTCGTCGGGGATATCGCCCTTCTTTACGGTACACGCATAGGAGTTTCCGGCTCCTTGAGGACGAGGTTCGACGTGAACCGTTATGCCCGCCGTATTTTCTTTTCCGCCGAGCACTTTGCTGTAGCTTTCGCTCGCGTCCGCGCTTGCGGTCACCGCTTCGCGGTAAGTCACTTGCGGAGAGCCGACGCGGCACTTCACTTTAAAATCGTCCTGCATGCGCGTGACGAGTACATCGAGATGCAGCTCTCCCATGCCGCTGATTATCAGCTGACCCGTTTCCGCGTCTTCGTGATACGTAAACGTCGGATCTTCCCGCGAAAGGATCGCAAGCGTATCATTCATCCTGTCGCGTTCGGCGAGCGATTCGGGTTCGAGAGAAACCGATATGACCGGTTCGGGAAACTGCGGTTTTTCAAGGAGCACCGGCATCCCCTCGCTGCCGAGCGTGTCGCCCGTCTGTGCGAGTTTCAATCCGATAAATGCCGCGATATCGCCTGCAGCGATACTGTCGATCGGTTCTTCTTTATCCGCGTTGATTCTGAAAATTCTGTTGACTCTCTCGCGCTTTTTTTTGTTGACGTTGTATACTTGCGTGCCGCTCGCAATTTTTCCCGAATACATGCGCACAAAACACAGGAGTCCCATATTCGGATCGTGCTGAATTTTAAACACCAAACCGACGGCGGCTCCGCTTTCTTTACACGGCACTTCGATCTTTTCTTCTTTGTCGCGCTTTATGTGCAGACCGACGGCGGGCGGCACTTCGTCGGGTGCCGGAAGATAATCGATAAGTGCATCGATGAGCGGCTGCACGCCCTGATTGCGGCGGGCGCTTCCCATCACAAACGGAACGATTGCGCGCGCTATCGTCTCTTTGCGTATCGCATCTTTCAGCTGTTCCGTCGTTATCTCTTTTCCTTCGAGGTATAATTCCGCAAGAAAATCGTCAGCCGACGCGACCTGATCGACGAGCTTCGCCCGCCATTCGTCCGCTTTTTCTTTGCGTTCGGGAGCGATATCGGAAAACGAAAAAGTTTCTCCGTCATCGTCTTCGTTCCAGCGGATTTCCTGCATCGTCAAAAGATCGATGACGCCTTCGAAATCGCTTCCTTCCCCGATCGGGATCTGGAGAGCGACGCATTCGACACCGAACTTTTCGTGCACGTCTTCCATCGAACCGAAAAAGTCGGCGCCGACGCGATCCATCTTATTCATAAAACACAGGCGCGGCACTTTAAACGTGTCCGCCTGACGCCACACCGTTTCCGTCTGCGGCTGCACGCCGTCGACTGCGCAGATGACGGCGACCGCACTGTCGAGCACGCGCAGCGAGCGCTCGACTTCGGCGGTAAAATCGACGTGCCCCGGCGTATCGATGATATTGATTTGAAAGCCTTTCCACTCGGTCGTCGTCGCCGCACTCGCAATCGTAATGCCGCGCGCCTGTTCCTGCGGCAAAAAATCCATCGTCGCCTGACCGTCGTCGATTTCGCCGATTTTGTGAATTTTTTTCGTATAATAGAGAATGCGCTCCGTCGTCGTCGTTTTGCCCGCGTCGATGTGCGCCATGATTCCGATATTTCGTATTTTATTCAGCTGCATAACGCGAGTATATAGAAAAGAGAAAGAAGGAGCAAGCGAACGAAGAGCGGGCCGGAGTTTGTTATCGTGCGAATTAATATCCTGCGCGCTATTTTTCGATTTTGCCTTTCCAGCTCATAATGCCGCCGATATTGACGACGTTCGTATATCCCATCGACGAAAGTTTTCCGGCGGCAACACGGCTTCTTTGTCCGCTCCTGCAGTAAACGAGAATTTTTTGATTTTTATTTTTCAAAATGCGCGCGGCGCTCTCTTCGGTGATCGTTTCGTTCGTCAAAAGGACGGCCCCCGGAATGTGACCCGCCTTGTACTCATCGGGACGGCGGACGTCGACGAGGATAAAATCCTTTTCCGTTTCCATAAGTTTTGCAGCTTCATCCATCGAAATCGATGTAAATTGCTCTGCCGCTTTTTTTTCATTTTCTTTTGCAAAGCATG
This Treponema socranskii subsp. buccale DNA region includes the following protein-coding sequences:
- the purA gene encoding adenylosuccinate synthase; the protein is MNVVVIGAQWGDEGKGKIVDFLAQDAKYIVRFAGGANAGHTIVVGGKKYALHQVPSGILYPDKSVFLGSGMVIDPEALFAELQMLTDNGISWEGRVFISDRAHIVLPAYRRIDKERDASRKRPIGTTGRGIGTAYSQKSERDGIRLADLDWKEKTADLDAEDRKFIDTYASRLIAMRVDIASKLWEHRSENILFEGAQGALLDLDSGTYPYVSSGASCSAGAALGSGIGPRAIDKVYGVFKAYETRVGNGPMPTEFNNDTESELCNYVRTTGNEFGVTTGRPRRCGYLDLVALRYACRVNSIDSLVLTHLDIYDEMESIEACIAYDIGGKIVTDFPAGIPALNAARPVLKKFDGWKSDLRSCASYEKMPANAKAYVEFIESFTETPVGIVSVGADRNDTCLRIHPWAK
- the fusA gene encoding elongation factor G; the encoded protein is MQLNKIRNIGIMAHIDAGKTTTTERILYYTKKIHKIGEIDDGQATMDFLPQEQARGITIASAATTTEWKGFQINIIDTPGHVDFTAEVERSLRVLDSAVAVICAVDGVQPQTETVWRQADTFKVPRLCFMNKMDRVGADFFGSMEDVHEKFGVECVALQIPIGEGSDFEGVIDLLTMQEIRWNEDDDGETFSFSDIAPERKEKADEWRAKLVDQVASADDFLAELYLEGKEITTEQLKDAIRKETIARAIVPFVMGSARRNQGVQPLIDALIDYLPAPDEVPPAVGLHIKRDKEEKIEVPCKESGAAVGLVFKIQHDPNMGLLCFVRMYSGKIASGTQVYNVNKKKRERVNRIFRINADKEEPIDSIAAGDIAAFIGLKLAQTGDTLGSEGMPVLLEKPQFPEPVISVSLEPESLAERDRMNDTLAILSREDPTFTYHEDAETGQLIISGMGELHLDVLVTRMQDDFKVKCRVGSPQVTYREAVTASADASESYSKVLGGKENTAGITVHVEPRPQGAGNSYACTVKKGDIPDEIFEAMESAFESSFQSGIKFGYPCTDTAVTVTDVDYSELTSTTFAFEACAAAVFDKACSAAKPELLEPVMDVDISCPKEFVGDAMNQMTGRGGIILGQDSKQTGEIVHAQAPMAKMFGFSTSLRSATQGRASFSMEFSHFQVKPGGLNAF
- a CDS encoding rhodanese-like domain-containing protein, with amino-acid sequence MNTRTIGIIIFMGAIMFFSCFAKENEKKAAEQFTSISMDEAAKLMETEKDFILVDVRRPDEYKAGHIPGAVLLTNETITEESAARILKNKNQKILVYCRSGQRSRVAAGKLSSMGYTNVVNIGGIMSWKGKIEK